The proteins below are encoded in one region of Aquisphaera giovannonii:
- a CDS encoding helix-turn-helix domain-containing protein, producing the protein MAQFYTLEEAARVLGMSPEELKSKAQHREIRAFLDGGSWRFRVVDIDELARHRGLGSDAELRLSDLEVPAAADAENVEDLDLSEFQLGAARPDLADETMDLNAFKGGRSDDRPAPEMGSDHDLLFDDLSVPPNPVTGSSSVIIGMKSTGKLPSDSDVRLVPENVKGASDSDVRLASPDPDLRHPSDSDVTLIKDDTADHGFLHPAGSGSNDTAVRPSPMVGSSAEVPAAESDSDFELNPSSDLVDVLKPESGSDFELSALDASDEFESTPLKPSDSDVTAADPNLSGINLSRPSDSGINLQTAGAFDLGGHESIELAPLSDDELKTFKPEAAKPAKADPGKPRPSLSATPPPAVKKGEKDIFDDTDFEVDVPSIADDESSDDHTMQLEAASDFDIEDSDSGSEVFAIDEEDVDQNAATAMAPSAFAGDDEDEDDGFEEAVSSEMATAWSSDEGATSGPAPAMVISREAAPEWGGLWVGLLCFATLCIVFASFVAWDLMRNLNDFHETHHGSGLIQALAGLFPK; encoded by the coding sequence ATGGCACAGTTCTACACGTTGGAAGAGGCCGCCCGCGTCCTGGGCATGAGCCCGGAGGAGCTGAAGTCGAAGGCCCAGCATCGCGAGATCCGCGCGTTCCTGGACGGCGGCTCCTGGCGGTTCCGGGTGGTGGACATCGACGAGCTGGCCCGCCACCGCGGCCTCGGCAGCGACGCCGAGCTGCGGCTCTCCGACCTCGAGGTCCCCGCCGCCGCCGACGCGGAGAACGTCGAGGACCTGGACCTCTCCGAGTTCCAGCTCGGCGCGGCCAGGCCCGACCTGGCCGACGAGACGATGGACCTGAACGCCTTCAAGGGCGGCAGGTCCGATGACCGGCCCGCCCCCGAGATGGGCTCCGACCACGACCTCCTGTTCGACGACCTGTCCGTCCCGCCCAACCCGGTGACCGGGTCCAGCTCGGTCATCATCGGCATGAAGTCGACCGGCAAGCTCCCGAGCGACTCCGACGTCCGCCTGGTCCCGGAGAACGTCAAGGGGGCCAGCGACTCCGACGTCCGCCTCGCCTCGCCCGACCCGGACCTCCGTCACCCGAGCGACTCGGACGTGACCCTCATCAAGGACGACACCGCCGACCACGGGTTCCTCCACCCGGCCGGCAGCGGGTCGAACGACACCGCGGTCCGCCCCAGCCCGATGGTCGGCTCCTCCGCCGAGGTCCCCGCGGCCGAGTCCGACAGCGACTTCGAGCTGAATCCGTCCAGCGACCTCGTCGACGTCCTCAAGCCCGAGTCCGGCAGCGACTTCGAGCTCAGCGCCCTGGACGCCAGCGACGAATTCGAGTCCACGCCGCTGAAGCCGAGCGACTCGGACGTCACGGCGGCCGACCCCAACCTCTCCGGGATCAACCTGTCGCGGCCCAGCGACTCGGGGATCAACCTCCAGACCGCCGGCGCCTTCGACCTGGGCGGGCACGAATCCATCGAGCTGGCACCGCTCAGCGACGATGAGCTGAAGACATTCAAGCCCGAGGCGGCCAAGCCCGCCAAGGCCGACCCGGGCAAGCCCAGGCCCTCGCTCTCCGCCACGCCCCCGCCCGCGGTGAAGAAGGGGGAGAAGGACATCTTCGACGACACCGACTTCGAGGTCGACGTGCCGTCCATCGCCGACGACGAGTCGTCCGACGACCACACCATGCAGCTCGAGGCGGCCAGCGACTTCGACATCGAGGACAGCGACAGCGGCTCCGAGGTCTTCGCCATCGACGAGGAGGACGTGGACCAGAACGCGGCCACCGCCATGGCCCCCTCCGCCTTCGCCGGCGACGACGAGGACGAGGACGACGGCTTCGAGGAGGCCGTCTCCAGCGAGATGGCCACCGCCTGGTCGTCCGACGAGGGCGCCACCAGCGGCCCCGCCCCGGCCATGGTCATCTCCCGCGAGGCGGCGCCGGAGTGGGGCGGGCTCTGGGTCGGCCTGCTCTGCTTCGCCACCCTCTGCATCGTCTTCGCCTCCTTCGTGGCCTGGGACCTGATGCGCAACCTCAACGATTTCCACGAGACCCACCACGGCTCCGGCCTCATCCAGGCCCTCGCCGGCCTCTTCCCGAAGTGA